The Argopecten irradians isolate NY chromosome 16, Ai_NY, whole genome shotgun sequence genome window below encodes:
- the LOC138310171 gene encoding uncharacterized protein, with protein sequence MKNLIIFLPAVSTIQTSYITTAGGSITLVCDVSADPFQTSVTWEKLVGNLYQPVSIGVNDRYSGGTPELPPLVITDADTSDSGTYRCSVTNPIGTTSSETTQLTVNKGEATDRSDLFDDPLVPLSIGFLAALAIMLIILLITWFVCRCSGRKLSFRSRKQNHSVDLSEKTASSPPSKDGAKSKAKALSKGKGKVKRNETNNLSTSAGNEPSGLSSTLSSADYSYIDGGSSAVTDRGATKHKSKHDIPVPIYVNVISNPNVHRRNETVINTDLPSRPSGQQPLYVNTDDTT encoded by the exons ATGAAGAACCTGATAATA tttttaccCGCTGTGTCTACTATCCAGACATCCTATATAACGACAGCCGGGGGTTCTATCACCCTTGTATGTGACGTCTCCGCAGATCCATTTCAGACCAGCGTGACCTGGGAGAAACTTGTCGGTAACTTGTATCAGCCAGTGTCAATAGGTGTCAACGACAGGTATAGTGGAGGCACTCccgagttacctccccttgtaaTTACAGACGCCGACACGTCCGACAGTGGGACATACAGATGTAGTGTAACCAACCCTATAGGGACTACGAGTAGTGAAACAACCCAGCTGACGGTCAATAAAG GTGAGGCTACGGACCGCTCGGACCTGTTTGACGATCCTTTGGTACCTCTTTCTATAGGTTTTCTAGCCGCGCTTGCAATTATGCTCATTATTCTATTGATCACTTGGTTCGTGTGCAG atGTTCTGGACGTAAGTTGTCGTTTCGATCACGCAAACAGAATCATTCAGTTGACCTGTCTGAAAAGACTGCTTCCTCCCCACCTTCAAAAG ATGGTGCTAAGAGTAAAGCTAAAGCATTGTcgaaaggaaaaggaaaagtaAAACGTAACGAAACAAACAATTTGTCCACATCTGCAGGAAATGAACCCTCCGGACTGTCTTCAACTCTATCTTCTGCAGACTATTCCTACATCGATGGTGGTTCTTCAGCCGTCACTGATCGTGGTGCTACCAAACACAAATCGAAACATGACATTCCAGTACCAATATATGTCAATGTTATATCTAACCCTAACGTTCATCGACGAAATGAAACAGTTATCAACACAGACCTACCGTCCCGACCCTCGGGACAGCAGCCATTGTATGTTAATACTGATGATACCACGTGA